In a genomic window of Gossypium arboreum isolate Shixiya-1 chromosome 9, ASM2569848v2, whole genome shotgun sequence:
- the LOC108456316 gene encoding malate dehydrogenase, cytoplasmic-like isoform X2 encodes MKASFHILFYLCSLSFTHFLDNHMEGQIGYALLPMIARGVMLGPDQPVIIHMLDIEPAAEALNGVKMELIDAAFPLLKDVVATTDVVEACQGVNIAVMVGGFPRKEGMERKDVMSKNVSIYKAQASALEQHAAPDCKVLVVANPANTNALILKEFAPSIPEKNITCLTRLDHNRALGQISEKLNVHVSDVWNVIIWGNHSSTQYPDINHATVKTTNGEKSVRDAIANDNWLNTEFITTVQQRGATIIKARKLSSALSAASAACDHIRDWVLGTPKGTWVSMGVYSDGSYGIQPGIMYSFPVTCEKGQWSIVNGLKIDELSREKMDATAKELMDEKTLAYSCLIDD; translated from the exons ATGAAAGCAAGCTTCCATATACTGTTTTATTTATGTTCTTTGTCCTTCACCCATTTTCTTGACAATCATATGGAAG GACAAATTGGCTATGCTCTTCTTCCCATGATTGCGAGGGGGGTCATGTTAGGCCCTGATCAGCCTGTAATTATTCACATGCTTGATATCGAACCTGCAGCTGAGGCCTTGAATGGAGTCAAAATGGAACTGATTGATGCTGCCTTTCCTCTGCTCAAAG ATGTTGTTGCGACGACGGATGTTGTCGAAGCCTGTCAGGGCGTCAATATAGCTGTCATGGTTGGCGGATTCCCACGGAAAGAAGGTATGGAAAGGAAGGATGTGATGTCCAAGAACGTATCGATTTATAAAGCTCAAGCTTCGGCCTTGGAACAGCATGCTGCTCCTGACTGCAAG GTGCTAGTGGTTGCCAATCCAGCCAACACCAACGCACTTATCTTGAAAGAATTTGCACCTTCAATTCCGGAGAAAAACATCACTTGCCTTACTCGTCTCGATCATAACAGAGCATTAGGCCAAATCTCTGAGAAGCTAAACGTTCATGTTAGTGATGTGTGGAATGTTATCATATGGGGAAATCACTCGTCCACTCAATATCCAGACATTAATCATGCAACTGTCAAAACCACAAATGGAGAGAAATCTGTTAGAGATGCCATAGCAAATGATAATTG GTTGAACACCGAGTTCATTACCACGGTGCAGCAGAGAGGGGCCACCATTATCAAAGCTCGCAAGCTATCGAGTGCATTGTCAGCTGCAAGTGCTGCTTGTGATCATATACGTGATTGGGTTCTTGGAACACCCAAG GGAACATGGGTGTCCATGGGAGTGTACTCTGATGGGTCATATGGAATTCAGCCTGGCATTATGTACTCCTTCCCAGTTACATGTGAGAAAGGACAATGGTCAATTGTTAATG GGCTCAAGATAGATGAATTGTCGAGGGAAAAAATGGATGCAACGGCGAAAGAGCTGATGGATGAGAAAACACTTGCCTATTCTTGCCTGATTGATGATTAA
- the LOC108454376 gene encoding uncharacterized protein LOC108454376, giving the protein MKIIDFFLISSLLFSISRAESIASVFFIDSSTHQFLRAPSSNDVSQSEPMLSPEVGATASVLLGFPPPITLSAAGSSKLNEVLISNPFDRPRAVFMLEVSGVDDPLVVGPKNALFHKALKCSVGLGSSKVDIQLPDEEQVSVISLDEPLRDYPEEEINDFASWLGGSYVPDATKPLHGILAIPLENGDNVNLHMSKKVHREFASKLFALSHNIRKAMQMHEDLSQALHRPAELIVGSFDGIKALQEQQDADGFDKLGMRLLLATLPKIFDSLQTAYEGQIVGVFVFNGTYQPGSKPLINVMFTSRPSPRWLAETKIPTNTTLAAQVLVRRTLAWITGVVLLIATLLGVYFLLNMPLTRDTLLYSNVKLD; this is encoded by the exons ATGAAGATTATAGATTTTTTCCTGATCTCATCACTTCTCTTCTCAATCTCTAGG GCTGAATCTATTGCATCAGTTTTCTTCATCGACAGTTCTACTCATCAATTCCTTCGCGCTCCATCCTCTAACGATGTCTCTCAg TCAGAGCCAATGTTGTCACCTGAAGTTGGTGCGACTGCATCAGTCTTGCTTGGTTTTCCACCACCCATTACACTTTCAGCTGCTGGCTCATCTAAG CTGAATGAGGTTCTCATTTCTAATCCGTTTGATAGACCTCGTGCTGTTTTTATGCTTGAAGTTAGTGGAGTTGATG ATCCTCTTGTTGTTGGACCCAAGAATGCTCTCTTCCACAAAGCCTTGAAGTGTAGTGTTGGTCTTGGTTCAAGTAAAGTGGACATTCAACTTCCAG ATGAAGAGCAAGTATCTGTTATTTCCTTGGACGAGCCTCTAAGAGATTATCCTGAAGAAGAGATCAATGACTTT GCATCTTGGTTGGGTGGATCATATGTACCCGATGCTACTAAGCCACTGCATGGAATATTGGCAATTCCCTTGGAAAATGGTGACAATGTGAACCTTCATATGTCAAAG AAAGTACACAGGGAATTTGCATCAAAACTGTTTGCTCTGTCCCACAATATAAGGAaagcaatgcaaatgcatgaagaTCTGTCACAGGCTTTGCATAGACCTGCTGAGTTGATAGTGGGTTCTTTTGATGGGATTAAG GCTTTGCAAGAGCAGCAGGATGCTGATGGTTTTGATAAGCTAGGAATGAGGCTTCTGCTTGCCACACTTCCAAAGATATTTGATTCACTGCAGACAGCATATGAAG GTCAAATTGTTGGAGTTTTTGTCTTTAATGGGACATATCAGCCAGGATCAAAACCATTGATAAATGTGATGTTTACCTCTCGTCCATCTCCACGTTGGTTGGcagaaacaaaaattccaactaaTACCACCCTTGCTGCACAAGTTTTGGTTCGAAGAACCCTTGCATGGATAACTGGAGTTGTTCTTCTCATCGCCACTCTCCTGGGG GTTTACTTCCTTCTCAATATGCCACTGACAAGGGACACACTTTTGTACTCTAATGTCAAGCTCGACTAA
- the LOC108456316 gene encoding malate dehydrogenase, cytoplasmic-like isoform X1: MEQEYIILLQKILVVLFSVTLFWKIIKHMCGLLVIEKEPVTVLVTGAAGQIGYALLPMIARGVMLGPDQPVIIHMLDIEPAAEALNGVKMELIDAAFPLLKDVVATTDVVEACQGVNIAVMVGGFPRKEGMERKDVMSKNVSIYKAQASALEQHAAPDCKVLVVANPANTNALILKEFAPSIPEKNITCLTRLDHNRALGQISEKLNVHVSDVWNVIIWGNHSSTQYPDINHATVKTTNGEKSVRDAIANDNWLNTEFITTVQQRGATIIKARKLSSALSAASAACDHIRDWVLGTPKGTWVSMGVYSDGSYGIQPGIMYSFPVTCEKGQWSIVNGLKIDELSREKMDATAKELMDEKTLAYSCLIDD; the protein is encoded by the exons ATGGAACAGGAGTATATTATTTTGCTTCAGAAAATCTTGGTAGTTCTATTTTCTGTAACTTTGTTCTGGAAGATAATCAAGCACATGTGTGGTCTATTGGTCATAGAAAAAGAGCCTGTGACGGTACTCGTTACCGGCGCTGCAG GACAAATTGGCTATGCTCTTCTTCCCATGATTGCGAGGGGGGTCATGTTAGGCCCTGATCAGCCTGTAATTATTCACATGCTTGATATCGAACCTGCAGCTGAGGCCTTGAATGGAGTCAAAATGGAACTGATTGATGCTGCCTTTCCTCTGCTCAAAG ATGTTGTTGCGACGACGGATGTTGTCGAAGCCTGTCAGGGCGTCAATATAGCTGTCATGGTTGGCGGATTCCCACGGAAAGAAGGTATGGAAAGGAAGGATGTGATGTCCAAGAACGTATCGATTTATAAAGCTCAAGCTTCGGCCTTGGAACAGCATGCTGCTCCTGACTGCAAG GTGCTAGTGGTTGCCAATCCAGCCAACACCAACGCACTTATCTTGAAAGAATTTGCACCTTCAATTCCGGAGAAAAACATCACTTGCCTTACTCGTCTCGATCATAACAGAGCATTAGGCCAAATCTCTGAGAAGCTAAACGTTCATGTTAGTGATGTGTGGAATGTTATCATATGGGGAAATCACTCGTCCACTCAATATCCAGACATTAATCATGCAACTGTCAAAACCACAAATGGAGAGAAATCTGTTAGAGATGCCATAGCAAATGATAATTG GTTGAACACCGAGTTCATTACCACGGTGCAGCAGAGAGGGGCCACCATTATCAAAGCTCGCAAGCTATCGAGTGCATTGTCAGCTGCAAGTGCTGCTTGTGATCATATACGTGATTGGGTTCTTGGAACACCCAAG GGAACATGGGTGTCCATGGGAGTGTACTCTGATGGGTCATATGGAATTCAGCCTGGCATTATGTACTCCTTCCCAGTTACATGTGAGAAAGGACAATGGTCAATTGTTAATG GGCTCAAGATAGATGAATTGTCGAGGGAAAAAATGGATGCAACGGCGAAAGAGCTGATGGATGAGAAAACACTTGCCTATTCTTGCCTGATTGATGATTAA